In Acropora muricata isolate sample 2 chromosome 13, ASM3666990v1, whole genome shotgun sequence, the DNA window AAATTTagttgaaataaaaatgtcggTAGTTTGGAAAACTTACCATGTGgttgttatttgttgttttgcagCAGACGAAAGTGAAACGTGGTTGCTGCACGTGCATCGCAATTAGGTTCCCTTGTCTAAGCAATCATATCATTTATTTATGGCTTTACTCATCGCAGTTACCTTTTTTCTCGCTGCAAAAGCTCCCTGATTGCACTAGCACGTTGAATAAACGTCCCAGATTACAAAACGCACGTGTGAGGCGTGCAATCTCATTaagcctgatttttttttggacGCGTTGCTTAATTAGCGAAATTAATTGAGCAAAGACACAACGAAAACCGCGAAAACAACTAGAAGTTATATGCCAAGAGGACACAATACAAAATTAAATAAGTCTATGACTTCAATAAAAACCAATTAAACTTACCAAATAAAAGTGTATGAACAGGactcgagagccaaacgatgaatCCTTAATTTCCCCATTTCAACCTCAGTGCTGGTCACACCAATAAAATTCCTTATTAGTTGAAAATTATCATTTATAATCGCGAAATATCACAGTTATGCCGATACTGGTACTAAGTTAACGAAAGAcattgttctgcgcaaaaaaattaaaatggaaaAAGTTGACAACTTGAATATAGGCCACGGGAATGTTGCACAACTTCACACGAGGGGTATTGTTCGAAGCATTGTGAACTAAGAAGCCGCCATACATACTGAAACCTGTTTTCCCAAAACGCTGTTCGCACAAACTTCTGTGGGCTAGGATAGTATAAGTTCCGTGCTTTTTTCACTTAGTGCTATTTACTTCCCTTCTCCAATGAGCACTTAAGACAGCTATTTTTTGTATGGACGATGAAACCTTGTTTTTTTATGAGAGCGGAACGAGAACCTGCAATCAAAATCCCGAGATCCGTGTCGTGCGAGAGAGGAAAATCGAAAATTTTCATCCCTAAGCGATATTGAATCCTTCCATTTGGGTAAAATAACTTACAAACTGTAATAATAAAACGGTTGATTCTGGTTCAACAGAAAGCAAAACAGACGACTAATTTCCAAGTTAAACCATCTGCTTACCGTTTTCGGCGCTAACCTTCAAGTCGCCAGAACAGTGAATTACGACACTTTTCAGTTTACCATTTCCATATCTTTCGGTCTCCCATAACCATGTCACAGTGTGTTAGATCATTTGCAACCCAAAATGACACTTTCAACCAAAAGGAACGCGTAAATTCTCttttttgttgccatttttaaCTACAAGACAACGAGTGAAACAGCAAAGAAGGAACAAACAAGTTTTTGTTGCAGGGCCACGTGAACGAGTCACACAGGCGCGCCGACTGCAAACGAAATTCCCGCCGTTTCCAGCAACATTGCGAGGTAGCGCAGCAGCGGAAATGAAAATGGAATACATGAGGACGGAAGCGGAACCGAAAAATGAAATATGCCTAGGTGTATTGATCATTTATAACAAATTTCGCTGCAAAATACAAAATGTACACGGGAAAAATAGCTGAATAATCCATTTTGGGGTGCTATCTAACAGTTGACTATTAAAAATCTAATGAACTTGAAAAGACGGGTAGTTTCAAAAGAGACAAAATGACGATACTATACTAGAGAAGATAAAACGACAAAAgaattttgcaacaaaattaCTTGTTTATTCATCCGCACGCATAAGAATACTATTGAAAGCAGTTTAGCAAAGTGTGTGTAAGTCTCTATACGCTTATAAATACAGCATAAATACCATTAAATACACCATTTTCATCATTAACCATATATGTTTTCATTCGGGAGTTACTAAGTCTTTCAATTGCAACTCCACAAGCAATCCACTTCTTCACACTCTTTTGAACGACTCAAAGAATGCAAGTCAATAACAAACAAGCAAGAACATTAAACAACCTTTACTTTCGTGCAAAATCGAATGCCTTTCCCTCTTTTGCAAAACACCCTTTTTAAAGTTTAACACACGAGATAAAGAGTTCGGTGATATTGGTTTGGTCTTATTTAGATTCGAAAACAGTTGCGGTTATTGCGCATCTTTTCCCAAATGCATGGACATTGATTTTCATCCTTCAGGGTGAAAGCGAGCGAAAAACGGCAGCTCTAAGCGCTGAAGCTTTCCTGCAAGCATTCTCAGACTTAATCTAAAACACAAAGTTTGGAGTCTAATCAGATCAGATTACTCTTGATCAAATCTTTGAGCATGAATTAAACCAGTGCTAAATGCACTATGCAGCCATAACTTCAGTCCTCAAGATGATCAAAATAGGAAAACCGAAGTTAAGGGTAGAGATTCTGTTGGAactgaaatgatttttcaattCTAAGTAAAAAAGTGACACGAAAAAAATTGCATATTTGATAGAGCAGCAATCTCCATTGCTTCCAGTCACACAAATGCAGCAAGCTATCGAAGGTTTTCTCATATATTTTAGGCATAAAATTTGGAAATTCTCTCAGTTATTCAAAAGGTACAAAAATcgataaatattaaattaatcTTCAATTCTCTAACGAAACTGAAAACACCAGTCCATGGTTGCAGCTGAGTTACCTGGCCTTATCGTGCCTGCACTGAATATCGTGAAACTTGCTACCAACACATCACAGCAACCGCCTCGTTGTAATTCACAGGCCAGGTCACTAATccaacaactgtgaaatggcGTCAGATTCGCTTTGTTAGTAATCCAGGTTTCCAGTTATCTCATATATCGTCCACTTTTGTCTAATTTAAGGATTTTTGCAAGGCGTTGCTTAGTTGTAGTGACGGCTTTGTGTCGTCCTCGTTTTGCTTGTCCTGcggtaaaatgaaaaaaaaaaaggttgacagAATGAAACAATGAAGATTGCGACCTAACAACTCGTTCAAGATAGCACATGTTCGGGCCTCCTTTTACAGAGCTACCCGGTGAACAGAGATCAACAACAGTCTTACCTTTAACATTACTATCAGGTTTTACACAGTTAGGTTTTGAATTGGATGGCACCGCCGCTTCGCTTCCGTTTTGTGCTGTTGTGTTACTTTCGTCCGTGTTTGGTTCGTCGTGACTTTCGTTACTTCCGCCAGAAGTAAATGGTCCCTATGATTAGAAACGAGAATAAAACAGTCAAAAACTGGTATTAAACGAGTCGATAAAGATCAAATTAACAATGGAAATAAATAATgtagctgacatttcgagcattACTCCTTCATCAGACGCCCTGATGCAAGGGTTAAAGATCGAAAGACGATAGGTTGgtatcaaaccagttgatacGGTCAAAGGATTAGGAAGcagacatttcgagcgttagctcttcaaCAGAGCGACGAGTCCACTTTGTAATCTTGTAACGATGGTTCATGAAAATTTGCCAGCggtaatttgacttttatcaaaTCGTTTcaaaaaaccaaatttttgtttcactctcccgtcgacgcagcaccacagtttcattAGAAAATTTGTAAGAGTGGTAATTTGATTCGTAGCAACTCGTTTGTTCTGAACTAAATTTCAGTGTTCCACTGTCCCACCAGCTTTCCAAGAAAATAAACCCTTctattacaaaaaaacaaaagttgtattcatacatatatatactACTTCATGTTCATTTATCCGCTTCTTCGGAGAAAAAATATATAAGAGCAAAGACACACGCAACTGTACAGAAGGAGAAAATGAGACTAATGCGAAGCACGAGCTCTGTTGTTACATGCATACGTTCACATACTTAATAATCCTAGAAGTCGTGAGACTCTTCATACAGGATACTAAAATCGTACCAGTCGGTTTTGATCAGGGAGGAAGGgcgagtgcccggaggaaacctcAAGGTCTGGTTGAGATCGACGGAAACTCAGTTCACATGCGTTGATTGTAGAGTTGGGAGGGGTGACTGATGAGCAGTAAGCAAGCCTGACTGCGAAAGGGTAGCGGAAGGGAGATTTCCCCATATGGTCACTCATCCAGTTATCGACCCCGTTCAATAGGGCTTAACTTTGGAGAACAGACGGGAACTGTTGTTTTCCTTCGGTGCAAGTCGTGTTCTTGTTGTTCAGACTTATAAGGATACTTAATAATGACAAAGAAAGTACAAACCGCAGGCGGTGTTTCTTCCAGCGGTGAATTCAATAAGCTTCCGGCGGTGTTACGCCTCGATGTTTGACGAACAGGTCTGAATTCCTTCGCAGGCGAGTAAAACAATTTACCTTGAACAGAGAAAAACACACAATGTAACTCAGTAAACCAATTTAGCATACACAGGGTTGACGACACTCAACTTACGGCAAAAGCCGTGACCATCACTAATACTAGAGCTTTTACTGGCTCTATGGCTTTATGTTAGAAGACGCAGACAGTtgaatcaaccaatcataacGCAAAGCAACCGCTTGCAACATGCGCCGGACGCGGGAAAACAAACCTGGAGGAAAGTTCACGTGACTTACTCTTTGGATTCCAAGTAGAGTCGaccttttcactttttttcttgcgTTGCCCTGGCTTCCAGGAAATGGCCTTGTCTTCGTCTGTCATCTCAGCGAGAGGTGGATAAACTacaaacacacaaacaaaaacatttttttagccACACAACGACTAAGGAAAAATTAAAGCTCTCAGCGAGAGGTGGATAAACTACAATCCCAcgaacaaaaacatttttttagccACACAACGACTAAGACTAgggaaaaattaaagcggacACTTTCGGCGGCGAGTGATGGGGTCagcttaagaaaaaaataatgagacTGTACGTTAAAGTTTCCTTTGTCAATGCTGATTGTTCACTTTGTTATCATATCAGCAATGCTCATCAGATGCATGTGGGTCACACGATTGTCATCCACTACGAATTTTTTACTCGACTAACTGCTAAAAGAAATGTAAAGGCCATCTTTACAGTCAGATAGTTTCTAGTCACCGAAATAATCTCAAAGTacccaaaataattaaaacaaattaaacagtTAAGaatcccggcaaactgacaagaggcagaccagttgaccACGCACAAGCGCAGCAGAGGAATTCAAGCAGGCACTCTCAAGAACAAATCCTGCCGCCGCCACATCAACGATAACTATCTTAGTGAAATAACTCGCTAACAAAATGACTTGTTTCCAACCTCAAAGGAGTCGTTACTCGTTGCCCTACCATATTTGTTGTCGTGAAAATATTCGGAGTCTCCGAATCCAAGGTCGTCGTCTTCGCTTTCAGAATTGCTATCGCTCGGGGCTCCTTTAGAGTTCAAGCGAGAAATACCGGGTTGATATGCAGCATGTAAAGGTTTTGAACTAGATGACTTGGTACTGGCATTGTCGAGTGCACTGATTCCAGCTCCTGCACTCAAGCCAAATAACAAGGTTTTTGCTGCTTCAATTTCTTCCCTGAAAGGAGAGAGAGGCAATGTTTACGTCAATGCTATCCATCCCAACTAttacactaataataataaatagctTCCTAAACGCATTTTACATCACACAGgagtctcaatgctttttacagTCCTTTTACATAAAAACCGTTAAAAACCCTACTCTGAGAACGCTTTAATCAGAACCATTTAATCTTGATTTAAAACAGTCCACCGCACAGTGGAACACTGTTTGACGACATTTGGCAAGTCCTTCCAGAGCCCTTGGTGCGATAACGGAAAAACATCTGTAGCAAACACTCGCTCGAGGTTCGTGTCTTCTTACATTTCTCGAGAGTTCTTTAATGTCCTgcgagtgttttatcacagtgtaacaCACGGCTTAGGCGTTTTTACTTGTCAAATAATATCTCGGTCTATTATTAATGAATCTCTCTCACCTGGAATCTGCAGATGAGGTCCAGTCTAACCCGGCAATAGGTTGCTGAGTTCTGGGGTCTGATTCTGTGGCCTGGAGACCACGTGTCCCTTCCATACTGCCCTTGGTGGTTCGTGATTGCACAGGGATAAGGCTGGGTGTTCCGCCCATACTGTAATCGAATTCACTGTCGGATATGTCACTGTTGCTGTCTGTTGAGTTCGGAGAGAATGCTTTGTTCTTGTTTGACGAGTTATTCACtgaaagaaaatatgaaaataattaCTAAAAAACTGGGACTTGCATGGATTTACATAGTTTTCTTGCTTTGATAAACTTACTTGATAGTTTTAGGCGAAGAGGACCTTCGTTAGAGGGTGAACAAGAatacaagctctcaacatggTGATTGCCCTCTTCTGAAGCATGGGGGAGGAGAGGGTGTAACTTCTTTCCCGTTGTTTTTCCACTGCTGCGATTGTTGTTCTTGTTACTGTTGAGAGTAAGATTGAATCAATATTCAGGTGTCCATGCTACTGTGGCTTGAATATACCTTTCAACTTCCTCACGGCAATGCAAAGAATAAACAGGTTTAACCACCTTGATCATTAACTAGAGTGCTTCAAAAATTTGGAATGATGATCTGCAAGTCTTGAGAAGCCAGGTGAAAGAGTACTAAAGACAATTCTGCGTCTTCAACAGTTCACTAACCTGACAATCTTTCCATTTGAAAGAACAAGCTTCAAACTTGAATTGCCTGACTCACTAAACTGACCATTGCCCCCTGCGAAATCTGCATCAGGTCTTTGTGACTCCTGTGTTCGGGGAATCTTTAGCTTCAATGCTGGTAAACTTGAGGAAAGCGCATCAGCTTTTCGTTTGAGATCCATTCCTGTATTAGCTATCCTAATAACAGGTTTATTGTCATCAAGCtcacatcttaaaagctctttaGAATTATTTGAGCTGTGATCTCCATAATTATCTGGTTTTGGAGCTTTAATTTTGAGACGTGGTAAACTTCCATCCATGAAAGATGAGGGCACTGGGCTCTCATTCTGTCTCTGATTATTTTCATCAAGTTTTGGAGTTGAAGGTCTTGATGTCTTTCCTGATTTCTGAAAAAGACATCAAAATGTATTCATTTAAATGAGAACTAAAATCTCATGGGTTTAGAGTGGCATTTACTGTACCATGTTTTCTGgtcaacaataataacattattaaaaATAAGCTGTGATGTTTGCTTGCCAACCCTTCACAGTGATACAGTATTTGACAGGACGTTTTAGTTGACTGTGTGAGATAAGCCTGTTAGGCTTACATACAAAAGAACCAAGGAGCTGGAAaaaattttatgaatttttctTCTTCTATTGGCAATAATAGTACCCTAACACTACAATCCAGGTTCAATTGACACTACTCTGGAAGAAGATTAAATGGAATAACCtctagatttttctttggagttaaCTTTAGGAAGATATATCTAGAACATTTTGACCAGAAACAATGCTAAAATTCTCCTTTTTATTCTGATCTAAAATTCTTGTAGTGTAATTTTAAGAAGTAAACTTTTGtgttcttattccagaataaggTCAATCAAATGCACCCTTACTTAATATTATACTAAGAATAACAACTACTGTACAACAACAAGATGAAAACATACTTCAGTCTTCTTCAGTTCCTTGGTGATGGACTTGATAAGTTTGCTTGGAGACACTGAATCTGGGATGAAAAACTTGTGCAATTTACTAAATGCCTGGAAAAGAGAGAGTAATTATTATACAATTATCTCATGTAAAGCTTTGTAAGCTAAGACCTCCTTAAATTTGTAATGAATGACATTATTGCCATTCTGGGAACATACTAGTCTCTAATAATACAAACAATATCATTTAAAGCACCACGTTctgttccttttattttcttgaCAACATTTTAAATAAGTCATTCCAAAACTATACATGCACTATCTCCAGCATGACAATGGTCTGAAATTGTGCAAGATTAGAAAAGGTGCAGAGTGTATGGATGCAATTGGCTAAGGTGGGGCTATTAGACAACACTGAGCTACTTACTTCTCCCTTTGTACTCCACACCTTCAGTACTGCAACAAGAGAATTTAATCCTTTCACAAGACTGTCCAATGGTTTCCTACCAGACTCAAGAGCAGCTgtgacaaaaattgaaaagaaagtgGCATGAGGCAATGGAAGGCAAAAAGTGGCAAGGTAAGCTCCAggttattttttccttaccTTTAAGTTTGTCCAACAGATACACAGCAGCATACCAATTCATTGTCTCAAAACATGGGTGAAGGAATTTATCAGGCGTCTTAAGTTGTCTCTCGAGCTCGTACACTCTACATAAAAAAGTGATGAATTTAATTTCGATGAATACTGACTTACATGACAGATGGAATGGCACTAAATGCTCCATAATGCTAATCTACAGCTTTTAAATAATTATCctaatcattaattttgttttaagtaTGGTGTTTGTTGCATTCGATTGTGGCCAAAGTAGTAAATGAACAAGTTAAGGATAACACTGCATGGAAGGAGGCAAAAGAAGAACACAATGACCTGTTTCAACATAATCTGTTAAACATGAAAAAGAGCTCAGGGAAATTTGCAATTGTCAGCGTGCCCTTGATTTCAAGTATTCTGCGTGTGTGATCGATCATTCACAATTCAATCCAGTTGCTAACCATTCTTGTGCCCTGTCTCTCCTGTCCCACCGGATGTAAGTGCTTTCCTCTAGATCTGGTACCCTCCTTTTCCACTGTAAGTAGTCTTACAGTGTGACAGTGCCTGATGGTGGCTGCTCACAGGGTTGTCATTGTTACCTAAGCACATGTGGGCGGCTCCCACCAACTTGTTGGCACCTTCCTCAAGGctcatctattggtgatgagtttaatgctctatattagggagtttaagatccacgacgcgactgcagcgacaacgccacaaaatttgcatacttaattgcgaaaaacaaaagttttgcacgcccttcacgtgcctttTTCAATTCcatgcatttctttcaagttctcggcaaatctgcgacgtgaaatgcccatttctgaagttttacagagaacgtgaacactcaggcgcaaatttgaatattattttgtagcgttgacaccgcacctctaaattcagttccttggtagttccgctagctttcaaaagttacacaaactgacataatggcgaaataaattgaaaaacttgaacttgcaattttgagcgacgttttcgctactgtcgcgtcgtagatcttaaactccctattgtaaAGATACAAATCccacaaaattttgtttgtcataGTTGAAAAGAAGTCAAGTGAATCCTTTTCCCATTTTGACAAACTTGTGAAAAAAGCTCTTTGATGTAATCTATTGCCTACACAAAATAACTCAAATTCATTGGTTGCTTTAGGTATCAAtgcactctgattggttcatagaAATCATGTGGCTGTCAAACTTGAATAGAGCAAGTGTCATGATCTATGCATCTGTCCCTTAATAGACCACAGCtgggaaccaatcaaaacgcacacAGAACTGAGTTTATTATATGCTGTACCATCTTAACATGAACTCCTACCTCAGCTGAAGGTCAATATTGTAAGTGCAAAGGAAATTTCCTCCAAATACAAGGGAGTCAATAGGTGTAAAAACTGAATGAATCCAGCCTAGcaggattttaaaaaaaatatggttaGAATTACATtcactttttttcaatttaatacACAGAATTAATATTAGAAGTTAGTCTGATTATACATTTCAGTGATTTCAAAATAAGCCATTGGCTGTCACATCCTACGACAATTTATCTAATTGCCATGCTTGCTTTAACTATGTTAAATTCATAGTCTCAGCAAAGCAGTCTGCGCACACTTTGCCTTTGCTAACTGTCCTTCCTAATACCCAGTGTCTACTGCAAAACCTATTGAAAACACTGCATTTGTTGTACCTGTAGGAATTAATAAGGTTTGTCCAGGCTTCACTGCACACTTGTAACACTGCTTTGCCATATCACCAAAGAACACCTCACTCTGTCGTGCAGATGACACCCACTTTTCATACTGGTTGAAATTCTCCTCGGTTGGTtcaacaaaatagaaaactttCTCACCCTAAAAATTAATAGATAGTGCAATGTTTGTGTGTACGTACATCCAATGGCCCCACCAAATACAGCAACCTTACAATGATGAGGGCATTTCAACAGATTGCGGCCTTGGAGATAATCTCAAGAAGTTTAGAAGGAGTTTGCCATTAAAGGAAGTAATGGTATCAATATGAACatggctttttcaaaatgtttgtgTGACCAGTACAATCACTAACTACGATTTGTTTCACCACATAAAATTTGAGGAAAAAACTACAtaacaaccaaacaaacaaaaaagcaaaattgtgTCAAGGGGCATCTTGCCCACACAGGTATTTGCTTTGTTATATTCTCTAGTATATTAATTCTTCTTGACAGACAAACTGCATTCCAAGACAGACTTTCAAAACCAAGATGTACTGCCAAAGCCATCTCTTGAGGGAACTGACTCCCCCCAGAGTGGTTCACCTACAGGTTTTTACAATTTCTGCACATCATTTTACCAACCTTCAAAACATGATACCAAACAGATGTACCACCAAAGTCCACATGAAAATCTGTGTATGAATTTTTTACACCCATCAAGCAGTACTTCTGAACAAGTGGCTTCTTATGTGGGCTGAAAAACAAGCTTCATGTTATTGCTGTAAATGGAATCAGTTTTGCAGTTTTGCATAATTATAAAGGGATACTGAGGCCAAAGAGGCATTATGTTTCAACTTCCAGATATAGTACAGGGGTTTTATTAGAAGCCAGGACCTGGGCACCGGCACCCGTCTCCTCTGAGCACAGTACCCCCCTTCGCCGACATGAGGTCTCAAGCAGACAAATACGAAATCAAAAGCTAGACTAACCAAAACTTCTTTTCACTGCTTTCCTACCTTACCAGGGGAGTTTATCCAGGAACTGCATCTCTGAATTACAGTTCTTTTCTTCATGAAACTAATATTTCAGTGTCCGGATTACCGAAGGATATCTCAAGCAAAGCGATAAATGTCGAAGTTTGATCGCATTGCACAAAAcgcattttcaaaaattttataggggggcatgcccccggaccccccgAGAGACTCAGGCCTTCGGCCCTTCGGTATATAGGGCTGCCCACTTACTCTACCACGAGAACCCCCCTacttcaaaagttaatgaaacCCCTGACAGTATAGTGCGAACCTTTTCAGGgttcaaagtttatttttggcttTGGGAGCACTTGTGCTACAAGGTATAAATTTCTAGGCACACGGCCAAAAGTTTAGACACACAGTGAACTTCATTGCCTTCACTAGCACCTGTCAGCAGAGTCTTCACAAAACCAAAAAGGGTCTGAGATGGAAAAGAAACCACATGGGAAAACGATGATTTGATTGTGTCATACCTACGATTGAAGattgaatttattatttcaaaCTTCTGTTTTGTGTCTAACTAGTTGAAGTTACATAAAGATGGTCAGGTGAGAAAGCAGATCTGAGTAGCAATGAGCTCAGTTGCACTTAACAcccagggcccggttgttcaaaagccgattaacacTAATCACATattaaaagttaaccaaggaGTTTACTTGTCTACTCCAAGATGTTGTTCAATGCTGATGtttggcaaaactttacattaaaagaagtcaattttaaaaaacaaaaataagcaaaagaaactttcggcaaaaagttgaaaatatgagACAAAAGTTGACGCTAATcttggattaagttaatcacctttcgaacaactgggccctgattaTTAGGTGTGCGAGTGCGATCACACATGATTTTCTTAGGCGCACAATTAAAAATCTTGTCGCATGTGCGACCAGCTGGTAGTTAACTTTGAGCCCTGCTCTTACCCTACTGTAAGTCTCCCATTTTTGCAATGCTAAGTAAAAAGGAGATGCAGTAATTACAATACTAACCTATCTTCAGGAAGATCTGTTGGCCAAGCATGGTTTGCCCAATCCATTTCTCTTACAAAGGCAGGAGCATGTACAAGCTGCGTCAAGCTTGTCCATGagagaaaaagtaaaagaagTGTTCATGAGGcacatacattttaaaaaaagacaacttGAACACAAAAATCATTGTAACTATTGACAATAAGGAAAATTAGAACTTAGAGCCAAATAAAATAACTTCATGTACCTGCGCTAATAAAAGACTTCACACAGACATTTCAAAAAGAATTTCAACTAAAGGGAAGTTTTGACAGCAATGcatcttgaatttttttctctgctcCTACTAAATGGGATTAGGAGCAGGCAACACTAGAGTCACCAGTAATACTGTTGTTTTCCAGGGTATTTTGAAGTGATTTTTACCTTGTGTTAGAGAATTCCAAGCTAATAACattcagaatttttttcttgattggTTTCATGTAATACTCAGTCCACTCCCTCATTCTCATCCGCTGATCTTCCTAAAAACTCAAACAAAATCATTCCTCATGAAGGCAatggacaataattattttaagacaAAGTAATTTGCACTAATGCTCAAAAGCATTTCAATCGCATTAGAAATTAATAACCATAATTTTACTCACTTGTCTGCAAACATCAATGACGTCTAACTCCCTCATGGAACCTAAAGAACAGAACACACTAAACAATTTCAAATgatcaagggaaaaaaaaagttaaggtTTGGCTCACTGTACCTGCAAACAGTAAATAGGTCAAAAAACAATGTTGATGCGCAGTTACACAGGGTTTGTGTTTGCTGTTCTCCCCAATACATACCTACACATCTCTCAACATCCATGACAGTGAAGTTTTTGTCAGGCACAACCATTCCCAAACCATCCTTGTTAGCAATGAGTATTGGTCTGTTAAAACCACTCTTCTCAAAATTTTCTACACTGAGATCTTTGCCACTTTCAAGCTTCAGAACAAGATTGCCTTCTCTATGccatcaaaaaacaaaaaagcacaaaaaacaaGCATGAACAATGAGCGTTCTTAAATAACTTTTGTTGCTCTCTTCAAGGATTTAAGACTCATTTCACAAACTTACTTGAATTTTCtcgttttaagttctttaataaaAGCTACTGTCCCTGCTTGCACAGcctaacacaaaagaaaaactctGTTAATGAAGAAAGCTGCATAAGAAACTCCACTGtcaacaaattcaaaatttttacCTTTGAACCATCGTCAATTTCACTATAGTCATGACGATGCCAGTTCCTCCGTTTCTTCACTGAAACACACACAAAGAAGCATTAAATTTAATTAACAAAAGAATGTTTGGGTACACAGCAAATAATGCAGGACAAGAAAGACATGGAAATGGAAGAGTGGATTATAGATCCTGACAAGCTTACAGAGCGTGAAGATCACTTTACCACAGAGCACTCGTTTGTCATAAATTATCAATACTCAGGTTGTAAATAGaaattactattattgtcaaacaataattaaaattaatgataatagaGGAATTTTCCAAGTATTTGAAATGGGAACCGGAATGAATGAACTTGATCATAGCATTTTAGCACTGCTTAAGC includes these proteins:
- the LOC136894964 gene encoding lysine-specific demethylase 7A-like; protein product: MADTLYCICRQTYDPSQFMIQCDSCEEWFHGSCVGIEEHQASDIERYHCPQCALLYGPLTLKKRRNWHRHDYSEIDDGSKAVQAGTVAFIKELKTRKFKEGNLVLKLESGKDLSVENFEKSGFNRPILIANKDGLGMVVPDKNFTVMDVERCVGSMRELDVIDVCRQEDQRMRMREWTEYYMKPIKKKILNVISLEFSNTSLTQLVHAPAFVREMDWANHAWPTDLPEDSPHKKPLVQKYCLMGVKNSYTDFHVDFGGTSVWYHVLKGEKVFYFVEPTEENFNQYEKWVSSARQSEVFFGDMAKQCYKCAVKPGQTLLIPTGWIHSVFTPIDSLVFGGNFLCTYNIDLQLRVYELERQLKTPDKFLHPCFETMNWYAAVYLLDKLKAALESGRKPLDSLVKGLNSLVAVLKVWSTKGEAFSKLHKFFIPDSVSPSKLIKSITKELKKTEKSGKTSRPSTPKLDENNQRQNESPVPSSFMDGSLPRLKIKAPKPDNYGDHSSNNSKELLRCELDDNKPVIRIANTGMDLKRKADALSSSLPALKLKIPRTQESQRPDADFAGGNGQFSESGNSSLKLVLSNGKIVSNKNNNRSSGKTTGKKLHPLLPHASEEGNHHVESLYSCSPSNEGPLRLKLSMNNSSNKNKAFSPNSTDSNSDISDSEFDYSMGGTPSLIPVQSRTTKGSMEGTRGLQATESDPRTQQPIAGLDWTSSADSREEIEAAKTLLFGLSAGAGISALDNASTKSSSSKPLHAAYQPGISRLNSKGAPSDSNSESEDDDLGFGDSEYFHDNKYVYPPLAEMTDEDKAISWKPGQRKKKSEKVDSTWNPKSKLFYSPAKEFRPVRQTSRRNTAGSLLNSPLEETPPAGPFTSGGSNESHDEPNTDESNTTAQNGSEAAVPSNSKPNCVKPDSNVKGQAKRGRHKAVTTTKQRLAKILKLDKSGRYMR